Below is a genomic region from Demequina sp. NBRC 110054.
GCGTGCCGAAGGCGTATGGCTCCTACGAGGAGCTCGTCGCCGACGACAGCATCGACATCGTCTACGTCGCCACGACGCACAACAACCACCACAACCCCGCACTGCTCGCGATCGAAGCCGGCAAGCACGTGATGGTGGAGAAGGCGTTCACGCAGAACGAGAAGCAGGCGCGGCTGGTCGTCGACGCGGCGCGGGCCAAGGGCGTGTTCGTCATGGAGGCCATGTGGGCGCGCCACCTGCCCCACATGTACGCGGTGCGCGAGCTCATCGAGCGCGGCGAGATCGGTCAGATCGTGTCGGTCCAGGCGGACCACGGGCAGCCGATCGCGCACATCGAGCGCATGCGCAACCCCGCGCTCGCGGGCGGCGCGCTGCTCGACCTGGGCGTCTACCCGATCGCCTTCGCCCACGACATGCTCGGCGTCCCGGACTCGATCACGTCGGTGGGTCGCCTCACCGACACGGGCGTCGACGGCCAGGTATCGATGGTCTTCGACTACGCGAGCCTCGGCGCGCAGGCGTCCCTCACCACGACGATGGAGGGCCGCACGCCGTGCATGGCGCTCATCGGCGGCACCGAGGGCTTCATCCAGATCGACCGCACCTTCTACAACCCCACGTCCTTCAAGGTGACCCGGTACGACGGCACCTCGTGGGAGTTCGACGGCAACGTCCCGAACGGCTTCCAGTTCGAGGCCGCCGAGGTCGCGCGCTGCGTGGACCTGGGCCTCACGGAGTCGCCGATCCACACGCTCGACGAGTCGCTCGAGATCATGCGGATCATGGACGAGGTGCGCAACCAGATCGGCCTCATCTACCCCGACGAGCACGGCGGTCCCGGCGAGCGCTAGCCGGCCGCCGCATCGTCCCTGTCACCGGCCGTCGAGGTCGCTGACAACCTTTCGCCCCGCCTGCCCGTCCTAGGTGCAGGAGGGGAGGTGCCATGGCGGACGATGACGTACTCGTCGAGATGCTCGATGTCGCGGCCGACCGGCTCGCCGCGTACGCCTACCTCCTGACCGGGTCGCAGAGCGCGGCCGAGGAGCTCGTGCAGGCGGCGGTGGTGAAGGTGTTCTCGCGCACCCGTGGGCTGGGGAGCGTGCCGCAGGCGGAGCAGTACGTCCGCCGCACCATCCGGACGATGCACGTGGACGAGATCCGTCGCGAGGTCACCTGGCGACGACTGCTGCCCGGGCAGGCGAGACTCGAGTGGGAGCCCGACGAGCAGGACGCGACCGCCGACCGCGACGCGGTGGTCAAGGCGCTCGCGCAGCTGCCCCGCCAGAAGCGCACAGCCGTGGTCATGCGGTTCTACGACGACATGTCCTACGCCGAGATCGCGAGGGCGATGCGGGTGTCGCTCGGCACGGTCAAGCGGTACCTCTCCGACGCGATCACGCTGCTCGGCGAGCAGTTCGACGTGCCGGCCGAGCGGGTCGCAGTGTCCGAGAGGAGGCGGCGATGAGCGACATCTACGAGGCCTTCGAGTCGGCGGCGCACGAGCAGGGCGCGGCGGTGGGCACTCGCCTGCGCGCGGACGAGGCGAAGGCGGCGATGGCGGGCGCTGCCCTGCGCGGGAGGCAGCGTCGGCGCCGGACCCAGTCGATCGTCGCGACGCTCGCGGTGGCCCTGGTCGGCGCAGGCCTCGCGTGGGTCCTGCCCCAGGCGCTCGACCAGCAGCCCGCAGTGATCGACGAGGACGTGCCTCGCATCGTCCCCGGGGCCTTCGAGTGCGGCGAGGTACCCCGCGATCTCCCCGAGCCCGGGATCTACACGACGACGCCGGACGAGGCGCCGGAGCTGCTGTCGTGGGCGCTCTTCTCGCGATGGGTGGATGAGGGTGGAGTGGAGCAGGTGCGGGTGCTTGACCCGGTGCCCGGCGGTGGCGAGACGGGCGAGGTTGATGCGCGCGCGGCTCTCGGTTTCGCGGTCGCGGTCGGGTGGGGAGAGGACGGCGTCGTCCCGAGCAGGTGGGGGATCACCACCGCGGCCGCCACGCTCGACTCGGCGCGGGCCGTCGTCGCGGTCCACGATGGGCTGACGGTCCGAGGGGACGTCCTCGATGTCGTCGAGCAGCGGCGTGGTGAGGAAGGGCTGCTCTCCTTCTCGGAGTGCGGGGAAGAGGCGCCTCGCGGCGACCACACGGTGGCGACCATCGTTCAGGTGTGGGCCGATGAGGAGAGCTCGATCGTCGCGACCTACGTCCTGGCGAGCACGGTGCTGTCGTTCGGCGAGGGCGACGGTGAGGTAGGGATGACCGACGAGGACGGCTCCCGGGTGGTCGCAGGCCCGGAGATGGAGGCGTTGATCGCCATTGAAGGCGAGAGGCTGGTCGACGCTGCGCTCGGGACCAGGGCTATGCCGGGCGGAATCGCGTCGCAGACCAACGGCGAGATGCTGCTCTGCGAGCGCGCCGAGGTGGCGTCGGACGGGCTCGACGCGATCGACGTGATGCCGCTGGACCCGCCCTCGCTAGACATTGCGATGGGCATGCTCGAGATGCCTGGCGGGGCCGCACCTTCAGCGCTGGGGTTTGCCTTCCCCGTCGATCGCCTCGAGGACCTGTGGATGATCTCGACGACGCCGACGTCGCTGCTGCTGTTCGACGAGGAGGGGGCGCTGGTCTCCGCGCTGGGCGGCGGTGCGCAACTCGGCAGCGACGAGGACGACGGTGGGGAGATCGCCTATCGGTTCTTCCCGGACCAGGATGGTTGCGAGGTTCCCGCGGTGATCCCCGACGCGCCTGGCCGCTACTCCGCCGTCTACGTATGGTCCGCGGTGGACGGGTTGCCGAGCTCGATTCACGGGGTGGACCGCAGCACCGGGGCCTCTCTTGACTATTGGCTCGTCCTGCCGGACGTGGTGGTGCGCACCGACGGCACCATCGAGGATCTCCCTATCCAGGCGACGGATGGTGGATGGGTGCTGGTCGGATAGCGGGTCGGGACGCCCGGATCACGGTGCCTCCTCCGTGGCCCCCGCGCTTGCGACGCGGCCACGCCGTCGACCGCTCCTCCACCGAGGGTCGGCACGCGCCCACGCCGTCAGTCCCTCCCGGTAGGTTTGTCCCCATGAGTGCGGGCCTGTTCGTGGTGTTCGAGGGTGGCGACGGCGTGGGCAAGACCACGCAGCTGACGAGGCTCGCGGAGGCCCTCGAGTCCGCGGGGCGCGAGGTCGTCGTCACGCGCGAGCCCGGCGGCACCGCGCTCGGGTCGCACCTGCGGCAGCTCATCCTTCACGGTGACCACGTCGCGCCGCGCGCCGAGGCGCTGCTCTACGCCGCCGACCGCGCGCACCACATCGAGACGCTCGTGAAGCCCGCGCTCGCGCGCGGCGCGGTCGTGCTCCAGGACCGGTTCATGGACTCGTCGATCGTGTACCAGGGCGGGGCGCGCGGGCTGGGTGACGAGGTCGAGCGGATCTCGCGGTGGGCCGCCGACGGGCTGCTGCCCGACGTGACCATCGTGCTCGACATGGATCCCGACCCCAGCCGCATGGCGCGCGACCTCGATCGCGTCGAGGACGAGACCTCTCGCTTCGCCGACGCGATCCGCCGCGGCTTCCTCATGCTCGCGCAGCGCGATCCGGCACGCTACGCGGTCGTCGACGCCGCGCGTCCCGAGACGGATGTCTTCCACGATGTGTTCGGCGCGGTGCGTGCCGCGATCCGTCGCAAGCGCGCGTCCGGAGCGGGCGGCGACCAGCCCACGCCCCCGTCGCCGGTGTCGCCGTGAGCTCCGGTGTGAGCAGCGCCGACGCCTCGGAGGACCTCGGCACCGCGGTCGCCGACCCGATGCACGCACCTCCTGTCGCGGGCGTGTGGACCGAGCTCGTGGGCCAGGAGGACGCGACCTCGCCCCTGCGCGCCGCGGCGGCCCACGCCTCGGCCATGACGCATGCGTGGCTGCTCACCGGCCCGCCGGGGTCGGGACGCTCGCAGGCCGCGCGCGCCTTCGCGGCGGCACTCCAATGCCCGAACGGCGGTTGCGGGGAGTGCCGCGAGTGCACGACCTCGCTCAGCGGCGCGCACGCCGACGTCACCGTCGTGGCGACCGAGAAGGTAACGATCGCGATCGACGAGGTCCGCGAGCTGGTCTCGCTCGCCCAGACCTCTCCCAGCCAGGGGCGGTGGCGCGTCATCATCATCGAGGACGCGGACCGGATGGTCGAGCGCACCTCCAACCTGCTGCTCAAGTCCATCGAGGAGCCGCCGCCGCGCACGGTGTGGCTGCTGTGCGCGCCCTCGGCGGACGACGTCGTGGTCACCATCCGCTCGCGCTGCCGCGTGGTCGGGCTGCGGGTGCCGGACCCGTCCGTCGTGGCCGACCTGCTGGTGCGGCGCGACGGCATCGACCCCGAGCTCGCACTCGAGTGCGCGCACGCTGCCCAGAGCCACATCGGGATCGCGCGGCGCCTGGCGCGGGACCCCAGCGCGCGGGCGCGGCGCGACCAGGTGCTCGCGCTCGCGACCGACATCCGCGGCGTCGGGGACGCCGTGCTCGCCGCCGCGGACCTCGTGAAGGTCGCGGAGGATGATGCGAAGGCCGCGACCGAGGAGCGCGACGCCGAGGAGCGCAACCAGCTGCTGCGCACCCTGGGCGCGGACGACGGGGGGCGGCTGCCTCCCGCGCTGCGCTCCCAGGTGAAGCAGCTCGAGGACGACCAGAAGCGCCGCGCCACCCGCTACAAGCGCGACGTGCTCGACCGCGCGATCGTGGACCTCATGAGCCTGTACCGCGACGTCGCCGTCGTACAGGTCGGCTCGGGCGTCCCGCTCGTCAACGCGTCGCACCGTGGACACATCGAGCAGCTCGCGGCCCGCGGCACGATGCAGGACACCGTGAGGGTGCTCGACGCGCTCGCGCTCACACGCGAGCGGCTCGCCGGCAACGTCGCGCCCCTGCTCGCGGTCGAGGCGATGCTCCTCGCGCTGCGGCCCATGCCTGTGGAGTGAGCCACTCGGTGTCAGGAACGATGCGTGCGGTCGATTAGTTTGTACGCCATGAGCTCTCGTCCCACCCGTTCCATCGCACTCGCGGCCGCCTACGTGCTCGCGCTGAGCGCCTGCACGGGCGGCTCCGCCTCCGACGATGCGAGCGGCTCCCAGGAGTCCTCCGACGCGTCGTCCTCCGGCGTTGCCACCTCGGAGGCCGTGCCCGCGGGCTTCGAGTCGTACTACGCCCAGGAGATCTCCTGGGAGAGCTGCGGCGACTTCGAGTGCGCGACCGTCGAGGTGCCTCTCGACTGGACGGACGCCTCGAGCGAGTCGATCGAGATCGCGATCAACCGGGCCGCGGCGAGCGACCAGGACGGCAAGCTCGGCTCGCTGCTGATCAACCCCGGCGGCCCCGGCGGCTCGGGCCTCGACTTCCTCGAGTACTTCGTGTCGTACTACGGCGACGCGGTCGCCGAGTCCTACGACGTGATCGGCTTCGACCCGCGCGGCGTCGGCTCCTCGACCGCGGTGAGCTGCGGCGACGGCGAGACGCTCGACGAGTTCTACATCACCGACTACCCGTTCGCGACCCAGGCCGACCTCGACGCCTCCGACGAGCGCGTCGCGGAGTTCGCGGCCGGCTGCGAGGAGCTCTCGGGTGACCTCATGGCGAACGTCGACACCGTCTCCGCGGCGCGCGACATGGACGTGATCCGCGCGGTGCTCGGCGACGACGAGCTCAACTACATCGGCTCGAGCTACGGCACCCAGCTCGGTGCGACCTACGCGCAGCTGTACCCGGACACCGTGGGTCAGATGGTGCTCGACGGAGCCGTGGACTTCCTGCTGTCGGACATCGAGCAGGGCGTGGGTCAGGCCGAGGGTTTCGAGCAGGCCCTCACGGCGTTCATCGAGTACTGCCAAGAAGACTCGACCTGTCCGCTGTCGTCGGACATCGAGACCGCGCGGGAGCAGATCGGGGACCTCGCGACGAGCGCGCTCGAGAGCCCGCTGCCGAGCGGCTACGACGACTACGACGTCAACGGCAACCTCATGGTCTACGGCATCGTCGTGACCCTGTACTCGGAGGACAGCTGGGACTACCTGATGCAGGCGATCGACGAGGTGTACACGTACGGCACCGCCTCGATCTTCTATCAGCTCGCCGGGTTCTACCTGGATCGCGACAGCACCTCGGGCGAGTGGACCTCGAACTCGACAGTCGCCTTCACCGCGATCGGCTGCACCGACGGCAACGCGGGCGAGGAATGGACCATCGACGACCAGCAGGAGCTCGCCGCCGCGATGGAGGAGGCGTCCCCGACGTTCGGCTGGTGGTTCGCCTCGGGTGCAGGCTGCTCGGCGTGGCCGTGGCCCGCGCACGAGACCATCGAGTCGCTCGACTACCCGGACGACGCGAACCCCATCCTCGTGGTCGGCACGACGGGCGACCCGGCGACGCCGTACGCGTGGGCCGAGAGCCTCACAGAGGAGCTCGGCAACGCCCAGCTGCTCACCTACGACGGCGAGGGGCACACCGCCTACGGACGCTCCAACTCGTGCATCGACGACGCCGTCGACGCCTTCCTGGTGGACGGCACGATGCCGGATTCGGGAACTGTCTGCTGACACGCTATGATGGTCAACCGCACCCCCGAGGTGTGCGCCGCCTTAGCTCAGTCGGCAGAGCGATTCACTCGTAATGAATAGGTCAAGGGTTCGATTCCCTTAGGCGGCTCCGATACGAACGGCCCGGTCTCAGATGAGACCGGGCCGTTTCGCGTTCCTGGGCTCGCGTCTGTGCCGCGTGCGGCACTCCCGGACCGTCGCCGTCGTCCTGGAATCGCATCGCGCTCGGAATCGGCCCGGATCTCGGCCATGGTGCGATTCCAGGGAGCAGGTCGAGGCGAGCCGGGCCCGACGGGACGCAGGTCGAGGCGAGCCGGGCCCGATCGGCCGGGTGCCGCCTCAGTCGCTGACGCGGGCCTTGCGTCCGCCGAACTCGACGATGTCGCCGACCTGGAGCTGGCGCCCTCGGCGCTGGTCCACCTCGCCGTTGACGAGCACGTCGCCCTCGCGGATCACTTCCTTCGCCTCGCCGCCGGAGTCCACGAGGCCAGCGAGCTGCAGGAACTGGCCGAGGCGGATGCCCTCGCCGTGGGTCGGGACGTCGTCGATCGGAGCAGATTTCGCCATAGCCGCATGCTATCCGTGCGGTTCCGTTCCCGGCGCGGCGCTTGGTGGCACTCGGGGACACGAACCTCGGCGAGTCCCATGGTCGCGCCTCGTGGAGCCGCTATTGTTTGCATCGTCTCCTGGGGGACGATGCGGGGCGCGAGGGGTGCTGTCGCGTCGAGCAGGGGCGTCCTGATACAGGCGGCAAGGGGGAATGATGGCGCTTGGGGTGTTCGTTGTCGTGGCGCTGTGCG
It encodes:
- a CDS encoding Gfo/Idh/MocA family protein, yielding MSAPLPMSAPAFNWGILGAGGIAHKLAEAVNDYTQSEVVAVAAASGLDRAQAFADEMGVPKAYGSYEELVADDSIDIVYVATTHNNHHNPALLAIEAGKHVMVEKAFTQNEKQARLVVDAARAKGVFVMEAMWARHLPHMYAVRELIERGEIGQIVSVQADHGQPIAHIERMRNPALAGGALLDLGVYPIAFAHDMLGVPDSITSVGRLTDTGVDGQVSMVFDYASLGAQASLTTTMEGRTPCMALIGGTEGFIQIDRTFYNPTSFKVTRYDGTSWEFDGNVPNGFQFEAAEVARCVDLGLTESPIHTLDESLEIMRIMDEVRNQIGLIYPDEHGGPGER
- a CDS encoding RNA polymerase sigma factor, whose amino-acid sequence is MADDDVLVEMLDVAADRLAAYAYLLTGSQSAAEELVQAAVVKVFSRTRGLGSVPQAEQYVRRTIRTMHVDEIRREVTWRRLLPGQARLEWEPDEQDATADRDAVVKALAQLPRQKRTAVVMRFYDDMSYAEIARAMRVSLGTVKRYLSDAITLLGEQFDVPAERVAVSERRRR
- the tmk gene encoding dTMP kinase, translating into MSAGLFVVFEGGDGVGKTTQLTRLAEALESAGREVVVTREPGGTALGSHLRQLILHGDHVAPRAEALLYAADRAHHIETLVKPALARGAVVLQDRFMDSSIVYQGGARGLGDEVERISRWAADGLLPDVTIVLDMDPDPSRMARDLDRVEDETSRFADAIRRGFLMLAQRDPARYAVVDAARPETDVFHDVFGAVRAAIRRKRASGAGGDQPTPPSPVSP
- a CDS encoding DNA polymerase III subunit delta' — translated: MHAPPVAGVWTELVGQEDATSPLRAAAAHASAMTHAWLLTGPPGSGRSQAARAFAAALQCPNGGCGECRECTTSLSGAHADVTVVATEKVTIAIDEVRELVSLAQTSPSQGRWRVIIIEDADRMVERTSNLLLKSIEEPPPRTVWLLCAPSADDVVVTIRSRCRVVGLRVPDPSVVADLLVRRDGIDPELALECAHAAQSHIGIARRLARDPSARARRDQVLALATDIRGVGDAVLAAADLVKVAEDDAKAATEERDAEERNQLLRTLGADDGGRLPPALRSQVKQLEDDQKRRATRYKRDVLDRAIVDLMSLYRDVAVVQVGSGVPLVNASHRGHIEQLAARGTMQDTVRVLDALALTRERLAGNVAPLLAVEAMLLALRPMPVE
- a CDS encoding alpha/beta hydrolase, with the protein product MSSRPTRSIALAAAYVLALSACTGGSASDDASGSQESSDASSSGVATSEAVPAGFESYYAQEISWESCGDFECATVEVPLDWTDASSESIEIAINRAAASDQDGKLGSLLINPGGPGGSGLDFLEYFVSYYGDAVAESYDVIGFDPRGVGSSTAVSCGDGETLDEFYITDYPFATQADLDASDERVAEFAAGCEELSGDLMANVDTVSAARDMDVIRAVLGDDELNYIGSSYGTQLGATYAQLYPDTVGQMVLDGAVDFLLSDIEQGVGQAEGFEQALTAFIEYCQEDSTCPLSSDIETAREQIGDLATSALESPLPSGYDDYDVNGNLMVYGIVVTLYSEDSWDYLMQAIDEVYTYGTASIFYQLAGFYLDRDSTSGEWTSNSTVAFTAIGCTDGNAGEEWTIDDQQELAAAMEEASPTFGWWFASGAGCSAWPWPAHETIESLDYPDDANPILVVGTTGDPATPYAWAESLTEELGNAQLLTYDGEGHTAYGRSNSCIDDAVDAFLVDGTMPDSGTVC
- a CDS encoding RNA-binding S4 domain-containing protein; translation: MAKSAPIDDVPTHGEGIRLGQFLQLAGLVDSGGEAKEVIREGDVLVNGEVDQRRGRQLQVGDIVEFGGRKARVSD